In Musa acuminata AAA Group cultivar baxijiao chromosome BXJ2-3, Cavendish_Baxijiao_AAA, whole genome shotgun sequence, the following proteins share a genomic window:
- the LOC103979425 gene encoding lysine-rich arabinogalactan protein 18 yields the protein MDRLRAVFCIALLCLAASDSAAQSPAAAPTTSAAAPSKSATPAPAKAPTKPTTPAPAAAPTKAATPSIAPVAAPTTTPPATAPTTPAPTTPATVAAPAKAPSAATPTSTPPSPAPVTSPPAPPPTTLLPPAASPIPSTPVPAAAPPKVAETPAPTPSKKKKKKTKKHAAAPAPGPPAPSSESPASSSEAASPGPSVAADQTSGAATARGLLVWVMALLLGFAVVLA from the exons atGGATCGCCTCCGAGCAGTCTTCTGCATCGCCCTCCTCTGCCTCGCGGCCTCCGACTCCGCCGCACAGTCCCCCGCGGCCGCTCCCACCACCTCCGCCGCTGCCCCATCCAAGTCGGCCACACCGGCACCCGCCAAAGCTCCCACCAAGCCCACCACCCCAGCCCCCGCTGCCGCGCCCACCAAGGCAGCCACCCCCTCCATCGCCCCCGTAGCCGCTCCCACCACCACGCCCCCCGCCACGGCTCCCACCACACCTGCTCCTACCACCCCCGCCACCGTCGCGGCCCCCGCCAAGGCGCCCTCGGCGGCAACCCCGACCTCGACGCCGCCGTCGCCGGCGCCGGTGACGTCCCCGCCCGCACCGCCGCCAACTACGTTGCTGCCTCCCGCGGCTTCCCCCATCCCATCGACCCCGGTCCCGGCCGCGGCGCCGCCGAAGGTCGCGGAGACGCCCGCCCCAACGccgagcaagaagaagaagaagaagacgaagaagcacGCCGCTGCCCCCGCTCCGGGCCCTCCGGCACCGTCCTCCGAATCACCGGCTAGCTCGTCCGAGGCTGCCTCCCCGGGACCCAGCGTCGCCGCCGACCAGAca AGTGGTGCAGCGACGGCAAGAGGCCTGCTCGTCTGGGTGATGGCTCTCCTCCTGGGGTTCGCCGTCGTCCTTGCGTAG